One part of the Micrococcus sp. 2A genome encodes these proteins:
- a CDS encoding transglycosylase SLT domain-containing protein, producing MKRLMIVAGVLIALLGLVLVMVVGPAMMMASFTSFQRTPVNGNIAEICSAGEAGEAQIPEEYREDIAKAAEVSGISQEVLASQIYQESRWNPKATSSSYARGLAQFKDEAWAEYGNGDPYDGHASIAAQGRFLLKLKNDYKQYSSDPEDVVRMALAGYRIGPAHVHAAKGIPYQQPVAVEYAEEILSRASIYTTECKPAFSGGDDVVISGEWTHPFPGGYFTSDYGARPCPSTLKCTVEVANHNAIDLASGTGTGYAVAPTQMRITKANGTDRDGDHPVFARQMAEPHYVISYWHCAYGSHRVQVGQIVEPGTPICKEGVTGNAGGRPHIHLQFNQPSASDTSYERHTTVNPEPILAANGIDLCPSGRDVTGPCQAR from the coding sequence ATGAAGCGCCTGATGATCGTCGCAGGCGTGCTCATCGCGCTCCTGGGCCTGGTGCTCGTCATGGTCGTGGGCCCGGCCATGATGATGGCCTCCTTCACCTCGTTCCAGCGCACCCCCGTCAACGGGAACATCGCTGAAATCTGCTCAGCCGGTGAGGCGGGCGAGGCTCAGATCCCCGAGGAGTACCGCGAGGACATCGCCAAGGCCGCTGAGGTCTCCGGCATCAGCCAGGAAGTCCTGGCCTCCCAGATCTACCAGGAGTCCCGATGGAACCCGAAGGCCACCAGCTCCAGCTACGCGCGCGGTCTGGCCCAGTTCAAGGACGAGGCCTGGGCCGAATACGGCAATGGCGACCCCTACGACGGGCACGCCTCCATCGCTGCCCAGGGCCGGTTCTTGCTGAAGCTGAAGAACGACTACAAGCAGTACTCCTCCGACCCGGAGGACGTCGTGCGTATGGCCCTGGCTGGCTACCGGATCGGCCCCGCGCACGTCCATGCCGCCAAGGGCATCCCCTACCAGCAGCCCGTCGCCGTTGAGTACGCCGAGGAGATCCTGTCCCGCGCGAGCATCTACACCACTGAATGCAAGCCGGCCTTCTCGGGCGGTGACGACGTGGTCATCTCCGGCGAGTGGACGCACCCCTTCCCGGGCGGGTACTTCACCTCCGACTACGGCGCGCGGCCGTGTCCTTCAACGCTGAAATGCACCGTAGAGGTCGCCAATCACAACGCGATCGACCTGGCCTCCGGCACTGGCACCGGCTATGCCGTCGCCCCCACCCAGATGCGGATCACTAAGGCCAACGGGACCGACCGGGACGGCGACCACCCGGTCTTCGCACGTCAGATGGCCGAGCCCCACTATGTGATCAGCTACTGGCACTGTGCCTACGGCTCCCACCGCGTCCAGGTCGGACAGATCGTCGAGCCCGGCACCCCGATCTGCAAGGAGGGCGTTACCGGGAATGCCGGTGGCCGCCCCCACATACACCTCCAGTTCAACCAGCCCAGCGCCTCCGACACGAGCTACGAGCGCCACACGACCGTCAACCCTGAGCCGATCTTGGCCGCCAACGGCATCGACCTCTGCCCGTCCGGCCGCGACGTGACCGGTCCCTGCCAGGCACGCTGA
- a CDS encoding glutaredoxin family protein — MSEETTAMITVYGQPTCYPCKQATAYLDRHQIPYDYVDLTGRPELVTKLKSSGLEQTPILQTPTSTTSGLRLDALQAAVAEYRAADTATTPAPAPHGPAHT; from the coding sequence ATGAGCGAGGAGACCACCGCGATGATCACCGTGTACGGCCAGCCCACCTGCTACCCCTGCAAGCAGGCCACCGCATACCTCGACCGCCACCAGATCCCCTACGACTACGTCGATCTGACTGGCCGGCCCGAGCTTGTGACCAAGCTGAAGTCCAGCGGACTGGAGCAGACCCCCATCCTGCAGACCCCCACGAGCACCACCTCCGGTCTGCGCCTGGACGCTCTGCAAGCGGCCGTGGCTGAGTACCGCGCCGCGGACACGGCCACCACGCCCGCTCCCGCCCCGCACGGGCCAGCCCACACTTGA
- a CDS encoding tyrosine-type recombinase/integrase: MSSRPPHLAGFESWLTVFRRPRTVANRVHYAQRLHAWTHENDLDALTLTPGQLAEWLLTVGASPATRKNAADAIRVYYRWAIDLNLTDTNPADKLPRFTVPRGLPRPTPDHILRGAITRCTRPQDILMLLLGSLSGLRVAEMSRLRAEDINDGQIRVTGKGGHIRHVPVHPLLNEALALAPSCGWLFPSDRNPSGHYLPASIGQRIHDLLATTGWSAHTLRHRFATHVYSSSLDILGLRDLLGHADVTTTMVYTRVAAEKLSRDVAALQTLPGMTDRIQTLAS; the protein is encoded by the coding sequence ATGTCGTCACGCCCACCACATCTCGCCGGATTCGAGTCGTGGCTTACCGTCTTCCGCCGGCCGCGCACAGTTGCCAACCGCGTGCACTACGCCCAACGTCTGCACGCCTGGACCCATGAGAACGACCTCGACGCCCTCACCCTCACCCCCGGACAACTCGCGGAGTGGCTGCTCACCGTCGGCGCCTCACCCGCCACGCGCAAGAACGCTGCGGACGCCATCCGCGTCTACTACCGCTGGGCCATCGATCTCAACCTCACCGACACCAACCCAGCCGATAAGCTCCCCCGATTCACCGTGCCCCGCGGCCTCCCCCGCCCCACGCCAGACCACATCCTCCGTGGCGCCATCACACGATGCACCCGCCCTCAGGACATTCTGATGCTCCTACTGGGCTCCCTCTCCGGCCTGCGCGTGGCAGAGATGTCCCGCCTCCGCGCCGAAGACATCAACGACGGACAGATCCGTGTCACTGGCAAGGGCGGTCATATCCGCCACGTTCCCGTCCACCCCCTCCTGAACGAGGCGCTCGCCCTCGCACCCTCATGCGGCTGGCTATTCCCCAGCGACCGCAACCCCAGCGGCCACTACCTACCCGCTTCCATCGGTCAACGCATCCATGACCTGCTGGCCACAACCGGCTGGTCCGCCCATACCCTCCGGCATCGCTTCGCGACCCACGTCTACTCCTCATCCCTGGACATCCTTGGCCTACGCGATCTCCTAGGCCACGCCGATGTCACCACCACCATGGTCTACACCCGCGTAGCCGCGGAAAAACTCTCCCGCGACGTCGCCGCCCTCCAGACACTTCCGGGCATGACCGATCGCATCCAAACCCTCGCCTCCTGA
- a CDS encoding IS3 family transposase (programmed frameshift): protein MTNSRKRHTPEQVVRKLGQADRMLADGQDVAAVCRELGVSEQTYYRWRNQYGGLKADDAKRLKELEKQNATLKRLLAEAELEKAALKELAGGKLLSPDRRRAAVDHLKRKLRVSERMACRLVGLSRSAYRRPLKGDTVADPDRALREWLRAWAKDHPRYGYRRAYHDARAEGWVVNHKKIQRLWRDEGLRVPQRRRRKRVGSSTVDAPTADAPNVVWAVDFQFDADEHGRPIKICSIVDEHTRECIGGLVERSITADRLTAHLEDLVAARGAPAVLRSDNGPEFISEAMADWAGTRTGLSYIPPGSPWRNGYVESFNSRIRDECLNINSFYSLLHAQVIIGDWKDEYNHHRRHSSLGYLTPAEYARQCTHQMETDDSQNVRTE from the exons ATGACGAACAGCAGGAAGCGTCACACCCCCGAGCAGGTCGTCCGTAAGCTCGGGCAGGCCGACAGGATGCTCGCCGATGGTCAGGACGTCGCGGCGGTGTGCCGGGAGCTCGGGGTGTCCGAGCAGACGTACTACCGGTGGCGGAACCAGTACGGCGGCCTCAAGGCCGACGATGCAAAGCGCCTGAAGGAGCTGGAGAAGCAGAACGCGACCCTGAAGCGTCTGCTCGCGGAAGCGGAGCTGGAGAAGGCCGCGCTCAAGGAGCTGGCTG GAGGGAAACTTCTAAGCCCGGACAGGCGCCGCGCCGCCGTCGATCACCTCAAGCGCAAGTTGCGGGTGAGCGAACGGATGGCGTGCCGTCTGGTCGGGCTGAGCCGCTCCGCGTACCGGCGACCGCTCAAGGGCGACACGGTCGCGGACCCGGATCGGGCGCTCAGGGAGTGGCTGCGCGCCTGGGCGAAGGACCATCCCCGCTACGGGTATCGGCGGGCGTATCACGACGCCCGCGCCGAGGGGTGGGTGGTGAACCACAAGAAGATCCAACGCCTGTGGCGTGACGAAGGGCTCCGGGTCCCGCAGCGGCGTCGACGCAAGCGCGTCGGGTCCTCGACCGTCGACGCGCCGACGGCGGACGCGCCGAACGTGGTGTGGGCGGTGGACTTCCAGTTCGACGCCGACGAGCACGGACGACCGATCAAGATCTGCTCGATCGTCGACGAACACACCCGGGAGTGCATCGGCGGCCTCGTGGAGCGCTCGATTACCGCCGACCGACTCACCGCCCACCTCGAGGACCTCGTCGCCGCCCGGGGCGCCCCGGCGGTGCTCAGGTCGGACAACGGGCCGGAGTTCATCAGCGAGGCGATGGCCGACTGGGCCGGCACCCGCACCGGCCTGTCCTACATCCCTCCGGGCTCGCCGTGGCGCAACGGGTACGTCGAGTCGTTCAACAGCCGGATCCGCGACGAGTGCCTCAACATCAACAGCTTCTACTCACTGCTGCACGCACAGGTCATCATCGGCGACTGGAAGGACGAGTACAACCACCACCGCCGGCACTCCTCGCTCGGCTACCTAACCCCAGCCGAGTACGCTCGGCAGTGCACCCATCAAATGGAAACCGACGACTCACAGAACGTCCGGACCGAATGA
- a CDS encoding IS30 family transposase: MRSPGRPQPSREVQRQFWRVIATGVTTVEASLTVGVSWPVGARWFRHAGGMTPLSLAEPTGRYLSFAEREEIAILHAQGQGVRQIARTLGRDPGTISRELRRNCATRSGKQEYRATVAQWKAQEAARRPKPAKLATNQRLHDYVQARLNGVVLGPDGVAVPGPVGPGFKGRKMKPRRADRRWSTAWSPEQISRRLRLEFPDDESMRISHEAIYQSLFIQGRGALKRELVACLRTGRALREPRARTRNKPQGHVTEDVVFSKRPPEAADRAVPGHWEGDLIIGTERSAIGTLAERKSRATILVHLPRLQGWGERPPVKNGPSLGGYGAEAMTAALIKAMATVPEQLRQSLTWDRGKELAGHVQFTMATGTKVFFADPHSPWQRPTNENTNGVLRQYFPKGTDLSRWSAEDLAAVAYTLNNRPRKVLDWKTPAEVFAEQLRSLSTHGVATTG, encoded by the coding sequence ATGCGCTCTCCTGGCAGGCCGCAGCCCTCACGAGAGGTGCAACGCCAGTTCTGGCGTGTGATCGCCACCGGCGTTACGACGGTCGAGGCATCCCTGACTGTGGGCGTGTCCTGGCCCGTCGGGGCGCGCTGGTTCCGTCACGCTGGCGGGATGACCCCGCTGTCCCTGGCCGAGCCCACCGGCCGGTACCTGTCCTTCGCTGAGCGTGAAGAGATCGCAATCCTCCATGCCCAGGGCCAGGGGGTCCGTCAGATCGCACGCACGCTGGGACGTGATCCCGGCACGATCAGCCGTGAGCTGCGCCGTAACTGCGCCACTCGTTCCGGGAAGCAGGAGTACCGGGCCACGGTGGCGCAGTGGAAGGCCCAGGAAGCTGCCAGGCGGCCCAAGCCGGCGAAGCTGGCCACGAACCAGCGACTGCACGACTACGTCCAGGCACGCCTGAACGGGGTGGTCCTGGGCCCCGATGGCGTGGCCGTGCCGGGACCAGTCGGGCCCGGTTTCAAGGGGCGGAAGATGAAACCGCGCCGGGCGGACCGGCGGTGGTCTACGGCGTGGAGCCCTGAGCAGATCAGCCGCCGGCTGCGCCTGGAGTTCCCGGATGATGAGTCCATGCGGATCTCTCATGAAGCGATCTATCAGTCGCTGTTCATCCAGGGGCGTGGGGCGCTCAAGCGTGAGCTCGTCGCGTGCCTGCGTACCGGGCGGGCTCTGCGCGAGCCGCGGGCACGTACCCGGAACAAGCCCCAGGGCCACGTCACCGAGGACGTGGTGTTCAGCAAGCGCCCACCCGAGGCCGCTGATCGTGCTGTGCCCGGGCACTGGGAAGGGGACCTGATCATCGGGACCGAGCGTTCAGCGATCGGGACTCTGGCCGAGCGCAAGAGCCGGGCCACGATCCTGGTCCACTTGCCCCGCCTGCAGGGATGGGGAGAGCGGCCGCCGGTGAAGAACGGGCCGTCGCTGGGTGGGTACGGGGCTGAGGCGATGACCGCGGCCCTGATCAAGGCGATGGCGACGGTGCCGGAGCAGCTGCGTCAGAGCTTGACGTGGGATCGGGGCAAGGAGCTGGCCGGGCATGTCCAGTTCACGATGGCCACGGGCACGAAGGTGTTCTTCGCTGACCCCCACTCGCCGTGGCAGCGGCCGACGAACGAGAACACGAACGGGGTGCTGCGGCAGTACTTCCCCAAGGGCACGGACCTGTCGAGATGGTCGGCCGAGGACCTCGCAGCAGTCGCGTACACGCTGAACAACAGGCCCAGGAAGGTCCTGGACTGGAAGACTCCCGCGGAGGTCTTCGCCGAGCAGCTACGCTCGCTCTCAACGCACGGTGTTGCAACGACCGGTTGA
- a CDS encoding cadmium resistance transporter, with the protein MILTSVLQAMGLFAATNIDDIIVLSLFFARGAGQRGTTARILAGQYLGFAGILGAAVLVTIGAGAFLPSAAIPYFGLIPLGLGLWAAWQAWRGDDDEDDDEAKVAGKKVGVWTVAGVTLANGGDNIGVYTPVFLSVEPLAVVAYCIVFLALVAVLVALAKFVATRPPIAEVLERWEHVLFPIVLIGLGIVILVSGGAFGL; encoded by the coding sequence ATGATCCTCACCTCGGTCTTGCAGGCGATGGGCCTGTTCGCAGCGACCAACATCGACGACATCATCGTGCTCTCCCTCTTCTTCGCGCGAGGGGCAGGCCAGCGCGGCACTACCGCCCGCATTCTGGCCGGCCAGTACCTCGGATTCGCCGGCATCCTCGGTGCCGCGGTCCTGGTGACCATCGGCGCCGGAGCATTCCTGCCCTCGGCAGCCATCCCGTACTTCGGTCTCATCCCTCTGGGCCTCGGCCTCTGGGCCGCATGGCAGGCCTGGCGCGGAGACGATGACGAGGATGACGACGAGGCCAAGGTTGCCGGCAAGAAGGTCGGCGTGTGGACAGTCGCAGGCGTCACCCTTGCCAACGGCGGCGACAACATCGGCGTCTACACCCCTGTCTTCCTCAGCGTGGAACCTCTCGCAGTAGTCGCCTACTGCATCGTCTTCCTCGCGCTCGTCGCGGTCCTGGTGGCCCTGGCAAAGTTCGTCGCCACCCGCCCCCCGATCGCCGAAGTGCTCGAACGCTGGGAGCACGTCCTCTTCCCCATCGTTCTCATCGGCCTCGGCATCGTGATTCTCGTCAGCGGCGGGGCCTTCGGACTCTGA
- a CDS encoding metalloregulator ArsR/SmtB family transcription factor — protein sequence MLTIASRLDVMNRLGRALADPTRSRIILTLLDHPAYPAELARDLDLTRPNVSNHLACLRDCGIVVSEPEGRRTRYEIADSHLAQALTALVDATLAVDEDAPCIDPACSLPGCDAAGEGA from the coding sequence ATGCTGACTATCGCTTCGCGTCTCGACGTGATGAACCGCCTGGGTCGTGCACTGGCCGACCCCACTCGATCCCGGATCATCTTGACCCTGCTCGACCATCCCGCTTACCCGGCGGAACTGGCCCGAGATCTGGACCTGACACGCCCGAACGTGTCCAACCACCTGGCATGCCTGCGCGATTGCGGGATCGTCGTCTCCGAGCCTGAGGGTCGTCGGACACGATATGAGATCGCCGATTCGCACCTGGCGCAGGCGCTGACGGCACTGGTCGATGCCACCCTGGCAGTGGACGAAGACGCCCCGTGCATCGATCCCGCCTGCTCGCTTCCCGGATGCGACGCAGCTGGGGAGGGCGCATGA
- a CDS encoding low molecular weight phosphatase family protein, with protein sequence MTTKPTVLFICKHNAGRSQLGAALLELAAPDRYTATSAGITPADEVNPSIAATVGELGLDITARMPRRVTPDLLEHADIVVLMKPGLELPAEPGGTVLEWSFPDPNSWSPEDVRPMRDAIAERIERELLQP encoded by the coding sequence ATGACCACGAAGCCCACTGTCCTGTTCATCTGCAAGCACAACGCCGGCCGCTCACAACTCGGCGCAGCACTCCTCGAACTCGCCGCACCCGACCGATACACGGCCACCTCCGCCGGCATCACCCCGGCCGACGAGGTGAACCCCTCGATCGCCGCGACCGTAGGCGAACTCGGCCTCGACATCACCGCACGCATGCCGCGGCGCGTGACGCCCGACCTGCTCGAACACGCGGACATCGTCGTCCTCATGAAGCCCGGACTCGAACTCCCCGCAGAACCTGGCGGCACGGTCCTGGAGTGGTCGTTCCCCGACCCCAACTCCTGGTCACCGGAAGACGTGCGACCAATGCGGGACGCCATCGCAGAACGCATCGAACGAGAGCTCCTGCAGCCGTAG
- a CDS encoding IS256 family transposase, whose protein sequence is MTAPHIVDPEGLLREAIGEASPDLLRHLLQTVINALLSADADAVCGAEYGTASDTRTAQRNGYRHRPLDTRAGTIDVAIPKLRAGTYFPEWLLERRKRAESALITVVADCYLAGVSTRRMDKLVRQLGIDSLSKSQVSRMAAELDEHIDAFRHRPLGDAGPFVFLAADALTMKVREGGRVINAVAMVATGVNADGRREVLGLRVATTESGAAWNEFFADLVARGLHGVRLVTSDSHRGLVEAIAASLPGAVWQRCRTHYAANLMAVTPKAMWPAVKAMLHSVYDQPDGPAVHAQFDRLLDYVAERLPAVAGHLDAAREDILAIISFPKDVWSQIWSNNPAERLNREIRRRTDAVGIFPNRDAVVRLVGAVLAEQTDEWAEGRRYLGLELLARCREPLTQEPGTVMGTEVMPALA, encoded by the coding sequence ATGACCGCTCCTCACATTGTCGACCCTGAAGGCCTGCTACGCGAAGCGATCGGCGAAGCCTCGCCGGACTTGTTGCGCCACCTGCTGCAGACCGTGATCAACGCCCTGCTCAGCGCTGACGCAGACGCGGTCTGCGGCGCCGAGTACGGCACCGCTTCTGATACCCGCACCGCACAGCGCAACGGGTACCGCCACCGGCCCCTCGACACCCGCGCCGGCACGATCGACGTGGCCATCCCGAAACTGCGCGCCGGCACGTACTTCCCAGAGTGGCTGCTCGAGCGACGCAAGCGGGCCGAGTCCGCGTTGATCACGGTCGTCGCCGACTGCTACCTCGCTGGGGTCTCCACCCGACGCATGGACAAGCTCGTGCGCCAGCTGGGCATCGACTCGCTCTCGAAGTCCCAGGTCAGCCGGATGGCCGCCGAGCTGGACGAGCACATCGACGCGTTCCGGCACCGCCCGCTGGGGGATGCCGGCCCGTTCGTGTTCCTCGCCGCGGACGCCCTGACCATGAAGGTTCGCGAGGGTGGTCGGGTGATCAACGCGGTGGCCATGGTCGCCACCGGCGTCAACGCTGACGGGCGACGTGAGGTACTCGGGCTGCGGGTGGCCACCACGGAGTCAGGCGCGGCGTGGAACGAGTTCTTCGCTGATCTGGTCGCCCGCGGCCTTCACGGGGTGAGACTGGTGACTTCGGACTCCCACCGTGGCCTGGTCGAAGCCATCGCGGCGAGCCTGCCCGGGGCCGTGTGGCAGCGGTGCCGCACGCACTATGCCGCGAACCTGATGGCGGTGACCCCGAAGGCCATGTGGCCGGCGGTGAAGGCCATGCTCCACAGCGTCTACGACCAGCCTGACGGGCCGGCGGTGCACGCCCAGTTCGACCGGCTCTTGGACTACGTGGCCGAGCGGTTGCCCGCCGTGGCTGGGCACCTCGATGCTGCTCGGGAGGACATCCTCGCGATCATCTCGTTCCCGAAGGACGTGTGGTCCCAGATCTGGTCGAACAACCCTGCCGAGCGCCTGAATCGGGAGATCCGGCGCCGCACGGACGCGGTGGGCATCTTCCCGAACCGGGATGCCGTGGTGCGGCTCGTGGGGGCCGTGTTGGCTGAGCAGACGGATGAGTGGGCCGAGGGCCGCCGGTACCTCGGTCTCGAGCTGCTGGCCCGCTGCCGCGAGCCCCTCACGCAAGAACCGGGCACCGTGATGGGCACGGAGGTGATGCCGGCCCTGGCCTGA
- the glsA gene encoding glutaminase A, whose amino-acid sequence MDTDRLDAALTAALEEVEPDHSGETSDYLDDVAGRQRDGLAAAVCTVDGHQASAGEAEHAFALQSVSKALTYAVVLEEVGLDAVLEHVGVEPSGEAFNHLSLHDDGRPYNPLINAGAIMAHALVPGKDAQTRAGLLLDRYSAMAGARLEVSEDVRAAESARADRNLGLAHLLADPGVLPIEAREAVDGYLTQCSILVTAPQLAVMGATLAAGGVNPLSGERVLQEWVAEQSLSVMLTCGMYDATGQWVAEVGVPAKSGVSGALLGAVPGAVGIATWSPRLDERGNSMRGIGIFERLSERWDLHVLRHRGALAGLRGAD is encoded by the coding sequence ATGGACACCGACCGTCTCGATGCCGCTCTCACCGCCGCGCTCGAGGAGGTCGAGCCGGACCACTCGGGGGAGACATCCGACTACCTGGACGACGTCGCCGGCCGGCAGCGGGACGGCCTGGCCGCCGCCGTCTGCACGGTGGACGGGCACCAGGCCTCGGCGGGGGAGGCCGAGCACGCGTTCGCCCTGCAGTCGGTCTCCAAGGCCCTCACCTACGCGGTGGTCCTCGAGGAGGTCGGCCTGGACGCGGTGCTCGAGCACGTCGGCGTCGAGCCCTCGGGGGAGGCGTTCAACCACCTCTCCCTCCACGACGACGGCCGCCCGTACAACCCCCTCATCAACGCGGGCGCGATCATGGCCCACGCCCTCGTCCCCGGGAAGGACGCCCAGACGCGTGCGGGGCTGCTCCTGGACCGCTACAGCGCGATGGCCGGGGCCCGCCTCGAGGTGTCCGAGGACGTCCGCGCGGCGGAGAGCGCGCGGGCCGACCGGAACCTGGGCCTCGCCCACCTGCTGGCCGACCCGGGCGTGCTGCCCATCGAGGCCCGGGAGGCCGTGGACGGCTACCTCACGCAGTGCTCGATCCTCGTCACCGCGCCGCAGCTGGCGGTCATGGGCGCCACGCTCGCGGCCGGTGGGGTCAACCCGCTCTCGGGGGAGCGCGTGCTGCAGGAGTGGGTGGCCGAGCAGTCCCTCTCCGTCATGCTCACGTGCGGCATGTACGACGCCACCGGCCAGTGGGTGGCCGAGGTCGGCGTGCCGGCCAAGAGCGGCGTCTCGGGGGCCCTGCTGGGCGCGGTGCCCGGCGCCGTCGGGATCGCCACGTGGTCCCCCCGCCTCGACGAGCGCGGCAACTCCATGCGCGGCATCGGGATCTTCGAACGCCTCAGCGAGCGGTGGGACCTGCACGTGCTGCGCCACCGGGGCGCCCTGGCGGGGCTGCGCGGTGCGGACTGA